AGGTGCGCAGGCAGTTCTCCGCCAAGCCTGGAATCATGGACGGTTCGGAGCGTCCCGAGTACGGCCGGGTGGTCGACATCTGTACCAGGGACTCGCTGCGGGAGTTGGCCACGCCGGGGCTGTTGGCGGTTCTCGCTCCCATAGCGGTCGGCTTCGGGCTCGGGGTCGGGCCGCTGGCCGGTTACCTGGCCGGTGCGATCGCGGTGGGAACCCTGATGGCGATCTTCCTGGCGAACTCGGGCGGTGCCTGGGACAACTCCAAGAAACTGGTCGAGGACGGTTACCACGGCGGCAAGGGCTCGCCCGCCCACGAGGCCACCGTCATCGGTGACACGGTCGGCGATCCGTTCAAGGACACCGCCGGTCCCGCAATCAACCCGCTGCTGAAGGTGATGAACCTGGTTTCGGTGCTGGTGGCGCCCGCCGTGGTCACCGTGACGGTCGGGGTCGATGCCTCGCTCGGGCTGCGGATCACCATCGCGGTGGTCTGCTTCCTCGTGATAGCCACGGCGGTGATCTCCTCCAAGCGGAGGAGTACCGCCATCGCCGAGAGCTCCGGGGACGAGGTCGTCAACGGCGCCAAGTGATTTCGGAACCGTGACCACCTCGTCTTCCGTGGTTACTTCAGTGGCGGAACCTCTGGTGCGGCTCTCGCTGCGGGGAGGCCCGACATCGGGTAGCGGCCTACACAACGTCGGGCCTTCCTCGCGAGAGCCGCACCGGAGAACCCGCGGCGGTGCCGACCGCCGGGATGGTCGGAGTGCGGCTTGCGGCCGTGGTGGGAGTTCGGCCTGCGTCGATGGCCCGGCGATTTCGCGAGAAATCGACGAACGCCCAGGCCGGGCCGCAGTACACACCGCGTCCCCCGTCCAGCGGCCCGGCGATTTCGCGAGAAAACGCGGCGCTCGGAAGCCGTGTGGTTGTTCCCCGGCCCGGTTCCGGTGATCGTGTGCTCTGGCGCCCGGAGCGCGCGGGACTCTACGATCACCGGAGTGGGCCAGCTTTCGTTCTTCTCGGCCGAGGCACGGCCCGCTCGTATCGCCGATCTGGCCGGCCTGCTCTGCGGCCACGGCCAGGTGACCGGTTTCGGGCGCGGCACCGCAGCGCGCCTCTCCGTCGTGCTCGCCGAGTCCTGGCGGGCCCGCGCACTGCACGAGATGTTCCGGGCGCGAGGAGTACCCGTGGAAGTGTCCCGCACCGAGCGCGGTGAATCACTGTTGCGGACCTCGTTCCGGGCCGATCTGACCCAGCTGGCCGCGAGTTGGTTACACGGCGCGGTAAAGTCGGTGCCGAACGGATTCAACCCGGATGGTTCGGCGCTGCGCGTCTGGACGCTCATCGCGGGCGCCCCCACCACTGGGGGGTATCTACTCGGGCTGGATCCGAGCGTGCCGGAGACTCACGGGCCGCTTGTTTCGTCACTCGGTCGTGCGGGCCTACCAGCCAGGACGGTCGGTTCGCCGGGTGCGGAGCCCGCGTTGCGGATCGTGGGACGGCGTCGCCTGACTCGGTTGGCCGAGCTCGTCGGACCCGCGCCGAACGGCGCTCCTGGGGGAGCATGGCCGCTGTCGCCGTGAGTCGTTCGACACACCTCCTCGTGGGCGTCATGGCGGAACACTGCCGAGGTAGGGGACGTTCGGCCTGGTGAAGCGCGCGGAACCGGGGCGGCGTGTGTCACGCTGTGCGTTCCCCGGGACGGCGAACAGGACCGGACACGGTGCACACTGACGGATCGGACACCTCCAGACGAGAGCAGGTAGGCGTGGCTGGCTCGACACGGACGAAGAAGGACGGCGCCAAGGGGCGCGCTTCTAAGGCATCCACCGGGAGCTCCGGCGGTCGGCGGTTGGTGATCGTCGAGTCCCCGGCCAAGGCGCGCAAGATCGCTTCCTTCCTCGGCTCGGACTACCAGGTCGAGTCGTCGCGCGGCCACATCCGGGACCTCCCGCGCGGTGCCGCCGACGTTCCGGCCGACTACAAGGGGCAGTCCTGGGCACGCTTCGGCGTGAACGTGGACAACGACTTCGAACCGCTGTACCTGGTGACCGACGACAAGCAGGACACGGTCGAGGAACTCCGCGAGGCGCTGTCCGACGCCGAGGAGCTCTATCTCGCCACCGATGGCGATCGGGAGGGCGAGGCGATCGCCTGGCACCTGCAGGAGACGTTGCAGCCCTCCGTCCCGGTGTACCGGATGGTGTTCCACGAGATCACCGAGTCCGCCATTCGGGCCGCCGCGGCCAACCCCCGCGAGCTCGACAACGACCTGGTGGACGCGCAGGAGACCCGCCGCATCCTGGACCGGCTCTACGGCTACGAGGTCAGCCCCGTGTTGTGGAAGAAGGTCATGCCGAAGCTCTCGGCGGGTCGGGTGCAGTCGGTGGCGACCCGCATCGTCGTGCAGCGGGAACGGGAGCGCATCCGGTTCGTGCCCGCCTCCTACTGGGACATCGCCGCCACGCTGCACACCGCCGACGACGAGCAGCCCGGCCGGCAGGGCGGTTTCGGTGCCCGGCTGGTCAACGTCGACGGCTCCAGGCTGGCTACCGGACGTGACTTCGGCCCGGACGGCGAGCTCACCGGCGACGCCCTGGTGCTGGACGAACCGCGTGCCCGTGCGCTCGCCGAGGGGCTGGCCGACACCGAGCTGACCGTCTCCGCCGTCGAGGAGAAGCCCTACACGCGCAAGCCCTACGCGCCGTTCATGACCTCCACGCTGCAACAGGAGGCGGGGCGAAAGCTCAGGTTCTCGGCCGACCGCACCATGCGGACCGCGCAGCGGCTCTACGAGAACGGCTACATCACCTACATGCGTACGGACTCCACGACGCTGTCGGACACCGCTATCGCGGCGGCGCGGCAGCAGGCCGGGGAACTGTACGGCAACGACTACCTGTCCGCGCAGGCCAGGCAGTACACCCGCAAGGTCAAGAACGCGCAGGAGGCCCACGAGGCCATCCGTCCGGCCGGGGAGAACTTCCGCACCCCGCGCCAGGTCTCCTCGGAACTGGACACCGACGGCTCCAAGCTCTATGAGCTGATCTGGCAGCGCACCATCGCCTCCCAGATGGCCGACGCCAAGGGGACGACCATGTCGGTGCGGGTCACCGGCACCGCCACGAGCGGGGAGGAGTGCACCTTCGCCGCCTCCGGCCGCACGATCACCTTCGCCGGTTTCCTCAAGGCCTACGTCGAGTCGGTGGACTCCGAGGCCGGTGGGGTGGCCGACGACGCGGAGTCGAGACTGCCTCGCCTCGTCGAGGGGCAGCGGGTCTCGGCGGGCGAACTCGACCCGGACGGGCACACCACCAGCCCGCCCGCCCGCTACACCGAGGCCAGCCTGGTCAAGGCCCTGGAAGAGCTGGGGATCGGACGTCCCTCCACCTACGCCTCCATCATCAGCACCATCCAGGAACGCGGCTACGTCTGGCGCAAGGGCTCGGCACTGGTTCCCTCCTGGATCGCGTTCGCCGTGGTGGGGTTGCTGGAGCAGCACTTCTCCAGGCTGGTGGACTACGACTTCACCGCCGCGTTGGAGGACGAACTCGACCGGATAGCCGAGGGCGCCCAGCAGCGCACCAAGTGGCTCAACGGGTTCTACTTCGGTGGTGACATCGGTCCGCAGGACTCCATCGGCCGTGCCGGCGGGTTGAAGAAGCTCGTCGGCTCCGGTGTGGAGGAGATCGACGCCCGGCAGGTCAACTCCATCCCGATGTTCACCGACGACGACGGGCGCACGGTCTACGTCCGGGTCGGCCGCTACGGGCCCTACCTCGAACGCAGCGCTTCCACGTCGGGCGAGGGCAACGGCGAGTCGCAGCGCGCGAACCTGCCGGACGCGTTGCCGCCGGACGAGCTGACTCCCCAGGTGGCCGAGAAGCTGTTCGCCACCCCGATGGAGGGCAACACCCTCGGTACCGATCCGGAGACCGGCCACGAGGTCGTCGCCAAGGACGGGCGGTTCGGGCCCTACGTCACCGAGATCCTGCCGGAGGGCACCAAGACCAAGCCGCGCACGGCCAGCCTGTTCAAATCTATGTCGCTGGACACGGTGACGTTGCAGGACGCGCTGCGGTTGCTCTCGTTGCCCCGGACGGTGGGGACCGACCCCGACACCGGGGAGGAGATCACCGCGCAGAACGGCCGTTACGGGCCTTACCTGAAGCGGGGCAGTGACTCGCGTTCGTTGGACAACGAGGAGCAGATCTTCGCGATCACGCTGGAGGAGGCCCGCGCCATCTACGCGCAACCGAAGCAGCGTGGTCGCAGGGCGGCGGCGCCTCCGCTGCGCGAGCTCGGCGAGGAACCGGACACCGGCCGGAACCTGGTGGTCAAGGACGGACGGTTCGGCCCGTACGTCACCGACGGCGAGACGAACGCCTCGCTGCGCAAGGGCGACAGCGTCGAAGAGCTGACCAAGGAACGTGCCGTCGAGCTGGTCGCCGAACGACGCGCCAAGGCTCCCGCCAAGAAGGGCGGCAAGAAGTCCGGTGGCTCCGGCTCCAACGGCAGCAAGAGCGGTTCCAAGTCCGGTGGCGGCAACGGTTCCTCGGGATCCGGCACCTCGGGCAGCGGCACCAAGAGCGGTACCAGCGGTTCGAGCGGCAAGAGTACCGCCAAGAAGTCCGCGGGCGGGAAGTCGAGTGGCTCCGGAACCAAGAGTTCGGCGAGCAAGAGCTCCACGGGCGGGAAGAGCTCGGCCACCAAGAGCTCGGCCACCAAGAGCAACGGTTCCAAGACCGGGAGTTCCGCGTCCGCGAGTTCGAAGGGACAGCGAGCCGCGGACCGTTCCAACACGTGATCGGGTTTCGAGGTACCGGCGATGGCAAGCGAGACAACGGCCCCGGCAGCCGGGGCCGTCGCCGAGCGGGAGCCCGAGGGCATCTGGGCCGAGGTCGTCGGCCAGCCCGAAGCCGTGCGCACCCTGCGCGAGGCCGCTCGGGCGGCACGTGACCGGCTGGCGGGGCGCGACACCGCCACGGGAGCCATGACCCACGCCTGGCTGTTCACCGGTCCACCGGGTTCGGGACATCCCGTCATGGCCCGCGCGTTCGCGGGAGCGTTGCAGTGCACCGACCCGGAAACGGTCGGCTGCGGCGAGTGCGTCGCCTGCGAGACGGCACTCGCGGGCACGCACGCCGATGTCACCACGGTGGTCCCGGAAGGTCTCTCGATCTCGGTCGCCGAGATGCGTTCGCTGGTGCAGGCCGCGGCCCGACGCCCCAACACCGGTCTCTGGCGGGTCGTGCTCATCGAGGACGCCGACCGGCTCACGGAGGGCGCGGCCAACGCCCTGCTCAAAGCGGTCGAGGAACCCCCCGCGCGCACCGTGTTCCTGCTGTGCTCGCCCTCGGACCATCCCGCCGACGTGCCGGTGACCATCCGCTCCCGGTGCCGTGGCGTGCAGTTGCGCACCCCGCTCACGGAGGCGATCGCCGAGGTGCTGCACCACCGGGAGGGCGTCGAGCGGTCCATGGCCGACTGGGCGGCCTCGGTGTGCGGCGGACACGTCGATCGTGCTCGTCGGCTGGCCACCGACCAGCAGGCCAGGGAACGCCGCGAGGCCGTGTTGCGCATCCCGCTCGGGCTGCGCGGTCTGTCCGAGGTCTTCAGCGAGGCGAGCGGGTTGGTCCGCGCCGCCGAGGCCGAGGCCGGCGAGGCCAACCAGTCGCGCGACGAGGCCGAGAAGGAGGAGCTGCGTACCGCGATGGGTGCCGGTGGCACCGGCAAGGGGACCTCCTCGGCCACCAGGGGCGCCAACGCGGCGCTGAAGGAACTGGAGAAGAAGCAGAAGGCCCGCGCCACCCGCTCACAGCGGGACGCGCTGGACCTGGCGCTGGTCGATCTCGCCGGGTTCTACCGGGACGTGCTGGCCCTCGGGTTCGGGGCCGAGGTGCCGCTGAACCATCCTGATTTCGCGAGCCAGGCACGCCGGGCGGCCGCGGAGTGGACCTCCGAGACCGCCCTGCGCCGGTTGGAAGCGGTGCTGCGCTGCCGAACCGCGCTGGACCGCAACGTCAAACCGATCATCGCCGTGGAGGCGTTGGCCGCCGAACTCCACCGATGATCCGCCGCGCTCACCCCCGGCGGCGCGGCAGTGCAGCCACCAGCACCGCACCCAGCAACAACAGGGCCGTTCCGGTCCAGAACAGCGGCACCGCATGGTAGGCCCCCGAGGTCTTCGCCAGTGGCGGGGAGTCGCCCCCGGACGCAGGTGGGGTGGTGGTCGGCGGCTGGGTCGAGGTCGAGCAGTCGACACCGCCCTCCGGCGCGTTCGCCCTGGCGAACTGCTCGCCGAACGAGATCTGGGCGAGTGCGCTGGAGAAGCCGAGCAGCTCGTTCGGCAGGATCTTCAGGTCCAGCAGCCGTGCTCCCGCGCGTACCGCGGTCCCGTCCCGCTGCTCGGTCAGCTCGCCGAGACTGAGCCGCAGCACGCCGATGTCCAGCACCCCGGACTCGTCCGAGTGCCCGACCAGCGGAACGTCGGAGTCGAGGCCCGAGGTGGGCAGCGGGATGCCGATCGGAAGTTCGAACTCGGGGTTGGCCGCGTCCAACGTGAACAGTTCCTCGCCCCCGCGGCTGACCCGCAGTACCGGTGCACTGTAGTCCACCGTGGATGTTTTCGGATCGCCGGTGGCCGTGGCGGTGAGGGTCGGTTGGCTGACGATGTCGATGCGCAGTTCCTGCGAGGTCCCCGCGAACAGCCGGATGCTGGCGACGTCGAACCGCGAGGTGGAGCGGACCGCCTTGTTGTCCTGCTCCGCCACGTCCACCAGTCGCACGTTGGAGCGGGCGTGCATGATCTCGGGAACCCGCAGCACCGAACCGGACGCGCCGGAGCTTCCCGCGCCTCCCAGCAGGCCCCCCAGTTGTTCGAGCGGTCCGGCCAGTTGGCTCAATCCGTCGCGCAGTGCCCCGGCCTCGTCGGCGGCGAGCTCACTCGTACCGCTGGAGACCTTCTCGGCGAGTTCGTCCTCCCGGCTCTGCAGCGAAGGCAGCACGTTCAGCGCCGAGATGCTCGCCAGCGTGGTCTCGGCATCGG
This portion of the Actinopolyspora lacussalsi genome encodes:
- a CDS encoding hypothetical protein (product_source=Hypo-rule applied; superfamily=52913); translation: MGQLSFFSAEARPARIADLAGLLCGHGQVTGFGRGTAARLSVVLAESWRARALHEMFRARGVPVEVSRTERGESLLRTSFRADLTQLAASWLHGAVKSVPNGFNPDGSALRVWTLIAGAPTTGGYLLGLDPSVPETHGPLVSSLGRAGLPARTVGSPGAEPALRIVGRRRLTRLAELVGPAPNGAPGGAWPLSP
- a CDS encoding hypothetical protein (product_source=Hypo-rule applied; cath_funfam=1.10.287.570; cleavage_site_network=SignalP-noTM; transmembrane_helix_parts=Outside_1_488,TMhelix_489_511,Inside_512_516); this translates as MRIPPVHRIAICSAVSFAVACLSLPAATAQSTPPETPTPSPEIPGQPPGRSEPEKPVPGPVVAEAGTGIGLLRVLPNAVPGESILDAPEFDEQLPRQALVETGMGLATAKANSEAYLAQEHAIAESAPFGFAVGGDAPALPGSLAQTAVPDHAEPRTRGLEPPSTPLDKLLDLGLLKGNVHARWDEKLGPCVEPIADAETTLASISALNVLPSLQSREDELAEKVSSGTSELAADEAGALRDGLSQLAGPLEQLGGLLGGAGSSGASGSVLRVPEIMHARSNVRLVDVAEQDNKAVRSTSRFDVASIRLFAGTSQELRIDIVSQPTLTATATGDPKTSTVDYSAPVLRVSRGGEELFTLDAANPEFELPIGIPLPTSGLDSDVPLVGHSDESGVLDIGVLRLSLGELTEQRDGTAVRAGARLLDLKILPNELLGFSSALAQISFGEQFARANAPEGGVDCSTSTQPPTTTPPASGGDSPPLAKTSGAYHAVPLFWTGTALLLLGAVLVAALPRRRG
- a CDS encoding DNA topoisomerase-1 (product_source=KO:K03168; cath_funfam=1.10.460.10,3.30.65.10,3.40.50.140; cog=COG0550,COG1754; ko=KO:K03168; pfam=PF01131,PF01751,PF13368; smart=SM00437,SM00493; superfamily=56712; tigrfam=TIGR01051) — its product is MAGSTRTKKDGAKGRASKASTGSSGGRRLVIVESPAKARKIASFLGSDYQVESSRGHIRDLPRGAADVPADYKGQSWARFGVNVDNDFEPLYLVTDDKQDTVEELREALSDAEELYLATDGDREGEAIAWHLQETLQPSVPVYRMVFHEITESAIRAAAANPRELDNDLVDAQETRRILDRLYGYEVSPVLWKKVMPKLSAGRVQSVATRIVVQRERERIRFVPASYWDIAATLHTADDEQPGRQGGFGARLVNVDGSRLATGRDFGPDGELTGDALVLDEPRARALAEGLADTELTVSAVEEKPYTRKPYAPFMTSTLQQEAGRKLRFSADRTMRTAQRLYENGYITYMRTDSTTLSDTAIAAARQQAGELYGNDYLSAQARQYTRKVKNAQEAHEAIRPAGENFRTPRQVSSELDTDGSKLYELIWQRTIASQMADAKGTTMSVRVTGTATSGEECTFAASGRTITFAGFLKAYVESVDSEAGGVADDAESRLPRLVEGQRVSAGELDPDGHTTSPPARYTEASLVKALEELGIGRPSTYASIISTIQERGYVWRKGSALVPSWIAFAVVGLLEQHFSRLVDYDFTAALEDELDRIAEGAQQRTKWLNGFYFGGDIGPQDSIGRAGGLKKLVGSGVEEIDARQVNSIPMFTDDDGRTVYVRVGRYGPYLERSASTSGEGNGESQRANLPDALPPDELTPQVAEKLFATPMEGNTLGTDPETGHEVVAKDGRFGPYVTEILPEGTKTKPRTASLFKSMSLDTVTLQDALRLLSLPRTVGTDPDTGEEITAQNGRYGPYLKRGSDSRSLDNEEQIFAITLEEARAIYAQPKQRGRRAAAPPLRELGEEPDTGRNLVVKDGRFGPYVTDGETNASLRKGDSVEELTKERAVELVAERRAKAPAKKGGKKSGGSGSNGSKSGSKSGGGNGSSGSGTSGSGTKSGTSGSSGKSTAKKSAGGKSSGSGTKSSASKSSTGGKSSATKSSATKSNGSKTGSSASASSKGQRAADRSNT
- a CDS encoding DNA polymerase-3 subunit delta' (product_source=KO:K02341; cath_funfam=3.40.50.300; cog=COG2812; ko=KO:K02341; pfam=PF13177; smart=SM00382; superfamily=48019,52540; tigrfam=TIGR00678) encodes the protein MASETTAPAAGAVAEREPEGIWAEVVGQPEAVRTLREAARAARDRLAGRDTATGAMTHAWLFTGPPGSGHPVMARAFAGALQCTDPETVGCGECVACETALAGTHADVTTVVPEGLSISVAEMRSLVQAAARRPNTGLWRVVLIEDADRLTEGAANALLKAVEEPPARTVFLLCSPSDHPADVPVTIRSRCRGVQLRTPLTEAIAEVLHHREGVERSMADWAASVCGGHVDRARRLATDQQARERREAVLRIPLGLRGLSEVFSEASGLVRAAEAEAGEANQSRDEAEKEELRTAMGAGGTGKGTSSATRGANAALKELEKKQKARATRSQRDALDLALVDLAGFYRDVLALGFGAEVPLNHPDFASQARRAAAEWTSETALRRLEAVLRCRTALDRNVKPIIAVEALAAELHR